Proteins co-encoded in one Pocillopora verrucosa isolate sample1 chromosome 1, ASM3666991v2, whole genome shotgun sequence genomic window:
- the LOC131780899 gene encoding probable cytosolic Fe-S cluster assembly factor v1g210509 — MAVGFSGALQLTDLDDFITPSQECIKPVKVEKKPGHLAKIKIEDDGSYIQLSEGGEKTKLQRAQITLNDCLACSGCITSAESVLITQQSQEELYKIIENNQKLAKEGKPDGQKLIVVSVSPQSRASVAAKFRLNITETAKKLTAFLKNLGVHHVFDTTFSRDFSLTESQQEFVQRLKAQQSGEKESVPMLASACPGWVCYAEKTHGSYILPFVSTTKSPQQIMGSLIKDHYGKSMGKKPDDIYHVTIMPCFDKKLEASREDFYNDIYRTRDVDCVISTIELEKMFEEKNVNFAELENAELDSLFSSIDQEELVGHSGGGSGGFLEHIFIYAAKELYGQTVENITYKTLRNRDFKEVTLQVDGKEVLKFAAAYGFRNIQNLVQKIKRGKSPYHFVEVMACPAGCLNGGGQIRPGDGETSKELISRLEELYNSLRSRKPSENPAVEDLYREWLGGQSSQKVKEMLHTNYHEVEKLNTALNIKW; from the exons atggcggtCGGTTTTAGCGGAGCTCTTCAATTGACAGATTTGGATGATTTCATTACTCCATCGCAA GAATGTATAAAGCCGGTAAAAGTAGAGAAAAAGCCAGGGCAT TTGGCAAAAATCAAGATTGAAGATGATGGAAGTTACATTCAGCTTTCTGAG GGTGGAGAGAAAACCAAACTCCAACGAGCACAAATAACACTAAATGATTGCCTGGCTTGTAG CGGCTGTATAACATCAGCAGAAAGTGTTCTCATAACCCAACAGAGTCAGGAAGAGTTGTACAAGATTATAGAAAACAACCAAAAACTTGCCAAG gaAGGTAAACCAGATGGGCAAAAACTGATAGTAGTCTCTGTATCTCCTCAATCACGTGCTTCTGTTGCAGCAAAGTTCCGATTAAACATCACCGAG ACAGCTAAAAAGTTAACAGCTTTTCTCAAAAATCTTG GTGTTCATCATGTTTTTGACACTACTTTTTCAAGGGATTTTAGTCTTACAGAGAG TCAACAAGAGTTTGTTCAGAGATTAAAGGCACAGCAATCTGGAGAGAAGGAGTCTGTACCCATGTTGGCATCAGCTTGCCCTG GCTGGGTGTGTTATGCTGAGAAGACTCATGGTAGCTACATTTTGCCCTTCGTCAG CACAACAAAATCTCCGCAGCAGATCATGGGTTCTCTAATCAAGGATCACTATGGAAAATCAATGGGGAAAAA ACCAGATGATATCTATCATGTGACCATAATGCCATGTTTTGACAAAAAGCTTGAAGCTTCCAGAGAAGACTTTTATAATGATATATATAGAACAAGAGATGTGGATTGTGTTATTTCAACAA TTGAACTGGAGAAAATGTTTGAGGAAAAGAATGTGAACTTTGCTGAGCTGGAGAATGCTGAACTGGACTCGTT GTTTTCAAGCATTGATCAAGAAGAACTTGTAGGCCATTCTGGAGGTGGCTCG GGTGGCTTTCTGGAGCACATATTTATTTACGCTGCTAAGGAG TTGTATGGCCAGACTGTTGAAAACATAACCTACAAGACTCTAAGGAACAGGGACTTTAAGGAGGTAACCTTGCAG GTCGATGGTAAAGAAGTCCTCAAATTTGCAGCAGCTTACGGTTTTCGAAATATCCAG AATCTTGTACAGAAAATAAAGCGGGGAAAGTCTCCATATCATTTTGTGGAAGTCATGGCATGCCCGGCGG GCTGTCTCAACGGAGGTGGCCAGATAAGGCCAGGGGATGGAGAAACGTCAAAAGAGCTAATAAGTAGACTGGAGGAACTCTACAATTCATTGAG ATCAAGAAAGCCGAGTGAAAATCCAGCGGTAGAAGATTTGTACAG AGAGTGGCTCGGTGGACAATCTTCACAAAAG GTAAAAGAGATGCTTCACACCAATTATCACGAGGTGGAAAAACTGAACACAGCACTGAATATAAAGTGGTGA
- the LOC131780870 gene encoding coatomer subunit beta, whose product MSTAELPCYTLINVLNDSEAQSEQKLAEDLEKGDLRVKTEALKRVIQQILNGEKMPSLLMVIIKFLMPLDDHTIKKLLLIFWEIVPKTGQDGKLLQEMILVCDAYRKDLQHPNEYIRGSTLRFLCKLKEAELLEPLMPAIRNCLEHRHSYVRRNAVMAIYTIYRNFDFLIPDAPELVHTFLEQEQDASCKRNAFMMLIHVDQERALEYLSTCIDQVNTFGDILQLVIVELIYKVCHANPAERSRFIRCIYNLLNSSSPAVRYEAAGTLVTLSSAPTAVKSAASCYIELIVKESDNNVKLIVLDRLIALKDNPSHEKVLRELVMDILRVLSSPDPEVRKKTLQLVLDLVTSRNIHEVVAVLKKEVTKTHNDSEHEDVGGYRQMLVRTLHTCSVKFPDVAVSIVPLLMEFLGDSNEQAAFDVLVFVREAVQRFEQLKPVIMEKLLENFHTIKTVKIHRHALWIMGEYASSKQDILDVTEEIKKALGDVPIVDDEMRRAAGDVTEGSDQSASQTSGGQRLVTADGTYATQSALSTPGITSLTKKDDEKRPPLRQYLLDGEFFVGAAVSCTLTKLALRYLDLEEDKEKQNVFCANCMLIMASILHLGKSGLPKKIITDDDVDRISLCVRVVAERVPVMKNIFTVECRNSLSSMLDADKRVEEEKLTKTEIEKALAIQVDDPIPFMQLLAKPDSGITEDQFALALSQAVGSTGKKDDELVGSKLNKVAQLTGFSDPVYAEAYVNVNQYDIVLDLLIVNQTSDTLQNVTLELATLGDLKLVEKPQPIMLGPNDFSNIKANVKVSSTENGIIFGNIVYDVSGGTGDRNCVVLNDIHIDIMDYIVPASCTDSEFRRMWAEFEWENKVTVNTNITDLREYLDHLIASTNMKCLTPDKALAGECGFMAANLYARSIFGEDALANVSIEKPSDQSGPSVTGHVRIRAKSQGMALSLGDKINLSQKKVTK is encoded by the exons ATGTCTACGGCTGAACTACCTTGTTACACTTTGATTAATGTTCTTAACGATTCTGAGGCGCAGAGTGAGCAAAAGCTTGCCGAGGATCTGG aaaaaggCGATCTCAGGGTTAAAACAGAGGCTCTTAAGAGAGTGATCCAACAAATTTTAAATGGAGAGAAAATGCCTTCCTTGTTGATGGTGATCATCAAGTTTCTGATGCCACTTGATGATCATACCATCAAAAAACTCCTTCTGATTTTCTGGGAGATTGTTCCCAAGACTGGCCAAGATGGTAAACTGTTACAGGAGATGATTCTGGTTTGCGATGCATACAGAAAG GATTTACAGCATCCCAATGAGTATATCAGGGGATCTACTCTGAGATTTCTTTGCAAGTTAAAG GAAGCTGAGTTGTTGGAACCTCTCATGCCAGCCATCAGAAACTGCTTAGAACACCGTCACTCATATGTGCGACGAAATGCTGTAATGGCAATTTACACAATCTACCG AAATTTTGACTTTCTAATCCCTGATGCCCCAGAGTTGGTACACACCTTCCTGGAACAGGAACAAGATGCGTCCTGTAAACGTAATGCCTTTATGATGCTTATCCATGTGGACCAG GAACGTGCCTTGGAGTACCTGAGTACTTGTATAGATCAGGTCAACACTTTTGGTGATATTCTACAGTTGGTTATAGTTGAACTGATTTACAAG GTGTGCCATGCCAACCCAGCTGAGAGATCTCGCTTCATTCGATGCATCTACAATTTGTTGAATTCATCATCGCCAGCTGTACGCTATGAAGCTGCTGGTACTTTGGTGACCCTTTCATCTGCTCCCACAGCAGTTAAG TCAGCAGCGTCCTGTTACATTGAGCTGATTGTGAAGGAGAGTGACAACAACGTGAAGCTCATTGTACTAGACAGGCTGATTGCCTTAAAGGACAACCCTTCTCATGAGAAAGTCCTTAGG GAATTAGTGATGGATATTCTTCGTGTGCTGTCCTCTCCTGACCCCGAAGTTCGCAAGAAGACTTTGCAGCTTGTGCTGGATCTGGTTACTTCAAGAAACATTCATGAG GTTGTAGCTGTTCTAAAGAAGGAGGTGACCAAGACACACAATGACAGTGAACATGAGGATGTTGGTGGATATCGGCAG ATGCTTGTCCGCACTCTCCACACATGCAGTGTTAAGTTTCCTGATGTGGCTGTGTCTATTGTACCATTG CTGATGGAATTCTTGGGAGACAGTAATGAGCAAGCAGCCTTTGATGTGTTAGTGTTTGTTCGTGAAGCAGTGCAGCGCTTTGAGCAATTGAAGCCTGTAATCATGGAGAAGTTGTTAGAAAACTTCCACACCATCAAGACTGTCAA GATTCACCGCCATGCCTTGTGGATTATGGGTGAATATGCCAGCAGCAAACAGGATATTCTGGATGTTACGGAAGAGATCAAGAAGGCCCTGGGCGAT GTTCCCATTGTGGATGACGAAATGAGAAGAGCTGCTGGAGATGTTACGGAAG GTTCAGATCAGAGCGCTTCTCAGACATCGGGTGGGCAGCGTCTGGTGACAGCCGATGGAACATACGCCACCCAAAGTGCTCTAAGCACTCCTGGAATAACTTCTCTAACGAAGAAAGACGACGAGAAGAG ACCTCCTTTGCGTCAATATCTTTTGGATGGTGAATTCTTTGTTGGGGCGGCCGTCTCTTGTACTTTGACAAAACTTGCTCTGCGCTATTTGGACTTGGAGGAAGACAAGGAGAAACAGAAT gtcTTCTGTGCCAACTGTATGCTCATCATGGCCAGTATTTTGCATCTTGGAAAGTCAGGCCTACCAAAGAAG ATTATTACCGATGACGATGTGGATCGTATTTCTCTGTGTGTTCGTGTTGTTGCCGAGCGTGTGCCAGTCATGAAGAACATCTTCACTGTTGAATGTCGCAACTCCCTGTCCTCCATGTTGGACGCTGACAAGAGAGTGGAGGAGGAGAAACTCACAAAG ACAGAAATTGAGAAGGCGCTGGCAATCCAAGTTGATGACCCAATTCCCTTCATGCAGCTGTTGGCCAAACCAGATTCTGGAATTACTGag GATCAGTTTGCACTTGCTTTGTCTCAAGCGGTGGGTTCTACTGGAAAGAAGGACGACGAGCTTGTGGGATCTAAACTAAACAAG GTGGCGCAGCTGACTGGTTTCTCGGACCCAGTGTATGCCGAGGCGTACGTGAACGTGAATCAATATGACATCGTGTTGGACTTGCTGATCGTGAATCAGACTTCGGACACACTGCAGAACGTCACCTTGGAACTGGCCACGCTTG GAGACCTAAAGCTTGTTGAAAAGCCACAGCCCATCATGCTGGGACCGAACGACTTCTCCAACATTAAG GCGAATGTGAAAGTTTCGTCGACCGAGAACGGAATTATTTTTGGAAACATTG TGTATGACGTGTCAGGAGGGACAGGTGACCGCAACTGTGTGGTGTTGAATGATATTCATATCGACATCATGGATTACATTGTACCAGCTTCTTGCACTGATTCAGAGTTCAGGCGGATGTGGGCTGAGTTTGAGTGGGAGAATAAG GTGACTGTGAACACAAACATCACCGATCTCCGTGAATACTTGGATCACTTGATTGCTTCAACTAACATGAAATGTTTGACCCCAGACAAG GCGTTGGCAGGTGAATGTGGTTTTATGGCGGCTAATTTGTACGCCCGCAGTATTTTTGGAGAAGATGCTTTGGCTAACGTGTCAATCGAGAAGCCCAGTGACCAATCGGGGCCATCAGTTACTGGTCACGTGCGCATCCGAGCTAAGAGCCAG GGAATGGCTCTGAGCTTAGGAGACAAAATCAATCTCTCTCAGAAGAAAGTCACTAAGTAA